The DNA segment TCCTTAGTCTCCACAGCTTTGATGACGCCAACAGCCACAGTCTGCCTCATATCACGCACAGCGAAACGACCTGCGAGGACAAGAACGCGTTTGTCTCCAGAACTAAAGCTGGTGTGGGTCTGTCACCGCACTGGAGGAGAGCACTCACCAAGGGGAGGGTAACTAGAGAAGGGCTCCACCACCATGGGCTTGGTGGGAATCATTTTGACAATGGCGGCGTCTCCAGACTTGACAAATTTGGGGTTGTCCTCAAGCTTCTTGCCAGAACGACGGTCGATCTTCTCAATGAGCTCCTTGAACTTGCAGGCAATGTGAGCTGTGTGGCAGTCCAGCACAGGGGCGTAGCCTTCGTTGATCTGACCAGGGTGGTTCAGGATGATGACCTGGAGAGACAAGGTCATTACCAGCTGCAACCACCAACATTAAAGAAAACTAGCATACACACCTGAGCGTTGAAGTTATCAGCACCCTTGGGCGGGTCGTTCTTGCTGTCACCAGCGACATAACCGCGACGGATCTCCTTGACGGAAACGTTCTTCACGTTGAAGCCCACGTTGTCGCCGGGCACAGCCTCAACCAGAGACTCGTGGTGCATCTCCACAGACTTGACCTCAGTGGTCAGGTTGGGGGGAGCGAAGGTGACCACCATGCCGGGCTTCAGCACACCAGTCTCCACACGGCCGACGGGGACTGTTCCGATACCTGGGAAAGTGGTGAGAGCCCATGAGAAAATGCTGTGGTGGGCCTTGGAAGAAGACAGAACCATTCAGTCACCTCCAATTTTGTAGACATCCTGCAGAGGCAGACGAAGGGGCTTGTCGGTGGGGCGAGAAGGAGGAAGGATGGCATCCAGAGCCTCCAGCAGGGTGGTTCCACTGGCGTTGCCCTCCTTGCGCTCAATCTTCCATCCCTTGAACCAGCTCATCTACAAAGAAAAGGGTGAATCAAAAATGAAGTCTGCTCTGGCGTCTGTTAAACAGCAATTGAACCTCACCTTGTCACTGGTCTCCAGCATGTTGTCTCCATGCCACCCAGAGATGGGGACGAAGGCAACAGTGGCGGGGTTGTATCCGATCTTCTTGATGTAGGTGCTGACCTCCTTGGTGATTTCCTCAAAACGCTTCTGGCTGTAGGGGGGCTCAGTGGAGTCCATCTTGTTGACACCAACGATGAGCTGCTTCACGCCGAGGGTGAATGCCAGCAGGGCGTGCTCACGGGTCTGTCCGTTCTTGGAGATGCCGGCCTCAAACTCACCGACACCGGCGGCGACGATCAGCACGGCGCAGTCAGCCTGGCATCAAGAACTGTTACACACTGCCACACCCTAAAAACGTGACATGTATGCAAGATTGTGTCGAGATTACCTGAGAAGTGCCGGTGATCATGTTCTTGATGAAGTCCCTGTGTCCAGGAGCATCAATGATGGTCACGTAGTACTTGCTGGTCTCAAACTTCCACAGAGCGATGTCAATGGTGATACCACGCTCACGCTCAGCCTTCAGTTTGTCCAGCACCCAGGCGTACTTGAAGGAGCCCTTGCCCATCTGGTTTGCAAcaagtcaattttattaaagTGAACTCAATCCACTTAACATTTAGGTTGTCACCATTAGATTCAAATTGCCAATAACTGTTAACTTGAAAGATCTAAAGTGATGACTTTCAGATATTTTCTAAAATGACATCCAGGTTTATTCCATTGATGAAAGCTCTATGTACGCCAGTCAAGACTTTCATCAACTGCCTTTGACACGCTTACTCATCCAAGCTAAAAGTAATGCATTCAATACAACACAGTGCTCTCACCCTAAGCTTGAACTATTTGCATAGGCTTTGTGGACGCAGCGGTGACGCATGCGCATAAAGGACCACGCCCTTCTGTCGACTGCTCAGCTCGCCATGCCCGAGCCGCCATTTTGGAAGTGACTAGAAATTGGGGAGGATTTTCGCTCACCTCAGCGGCTTCCTTTTCGAACTTCTCGATGGTTCTCTTGTCGATGCCACCGCACTTGTAGATCAAGTGGCCGGTGGAGGTAGACTTTCCGGAGTCGACATGGCCAATGACCACGATGTTGATGTGGGTCTTTTCCTTAGGCATTGTTGGGAGTTTCTAGTCGGAGGACAAAAATAAACCTTTAGGGCGATTCATTTACAGCGGCTTGAGCCACTTGAGTCAAGGCATATTTGCCGCCTGACCAAACCGAGCAGTCATCGAACAAGAATGCACAGCCGCTGCTAGcatgcatgctagcatgcaAGCTAGCAGGCCTCGCCGGCCCACGGACACGTGTTCTACTTTGGGCCACGTCCTCACAAGAGTCATAATATGGCTCAATATTCACCGCAATGTGGACCACAACCACGACTGCCACCATATTAGATGAATCGGCGGTCCAATGAGGCGGGATGTGATGCCTTTGGCGGCCATTTCACTACAGTCCCTTTGTCCTTACGGCATCGGTCCACCGTGTTTAAGAAACCATTTTGCCTCAACATGTCGGCCAAACGTAAAAAATACACAGGATGTCGAATGCATTTTTATAAGATGGTTGTATAGAACAGACACACCATAATAAAACAGCGGGTTACATAACGATACTGAAGTCGGATGAACAATCACGGCACAACTACATAATTGCTGCTAGGACGACATCAGCCAACACGCCCGGAGGCGAAACTGCCTGAAGCCATTCAAATTGGACTTACCGGTGTTTCTGGGTTGTCGCGGCCAAAGCTGCTGCCCCTAGCCAGGTAACAGAAAGAGGACGATAGACCCTCGGCGGCAGCTTTTATACTGCATATGGGTACCCTTGGTTCCGGTTGCCCCCCTTCGCCCGGAGGCCCGCAAATCAAACTGCAGCCTCTGTGATATGCGTCATTACGTATCGTGATGGACCAAAGTACCCGGATGCTCGGCCATCGATGCGTTCACGTCCAAGTGAAACGCAGTAAATATGAGGGGATTCCTGCAATCGCATTTGTTTCAGTATATATGATCATATAAAGGTCTTATAAAGTCCGCACACTGACATTTTCTAGCCAGTAGTTTGTACCTAATCACTTTCATTTGACTTGTATTTCACAAAAGCAGAACAAAATGGTTGGCAATTGGATCCTCCCAATGTTAGAATGCAAAAGTGGCACCGAAGTGAATAGGACCATGGGCTGTCTACATCCCTGATCATTCGCACTGACAAGCGCAATGATTGAATTCAAACGTGATTTTTTTCCCGGGTGCCCTTTTCATTTGAAGTTGAATCATTCAAAGTGTCGGATTCTTGCTTCTTGCTGCCAAAAGCACACACGTTTATTACTGGGCCGCTGCCCTCAGTCAGCAGAGGCCGGCGCTGAATGAAAGAGGGCACACAGGTGAGCGAGAACAAATAAAAAGACAATGCAGCAAGGAATACGCCAGATGAGCCGGAGCTGTGTTCGCTATTTAAATGTACCGCCAGGGAAATTCATTTGGCAAAATCCAGCTTGTGTTTCCGTGACCTGACCTGAGACTTCGCCATTGGgtaacgcaaaaaaaaaagcaacaggtCGTGTCATGCTTTGGTATTTGAAGAGGCACGCTGATAAAGCACACCTGTCATTACCGGCGTGGGAGAGACCGTGACAGGAAAGCTTCGTGTTCAGGACTTCAGGACTCTCTACTTGGCTTCTCAAGGGCCGCCTGATCAGCCCAATAGCGATGAGTAGCTTGGAGCGCAGACCACCACCATGTATCCCACAAGACATTCTCCTATTGTATTAGACGTTAAATGTCCATTTCACTAACTATTTAAACAAAAGCAAGACCAGCACACGCTCACGTGAGTCACTGGTGTGAACCGTCGTCACGGCAACAGAGACCACGCAAGACTGAGAAAAGAAAAGATGTGGACACAGCGGCCACGTCAGCCATACATCATTTGGACATCTTCTCTCTTCCAATAAAGCTGGCATGTCCTGCTGCTCGTCGACGAACAGTCAGGCCAACACGGGAGTCATCGGGGAAatgaagtgtaaatattaaCATCTAAGAGGAAAAATctgcattttacaagaatatgatgaggaaaaatcacGGCATTTGTCATATATTTGAGACCAAATATGATCAAAATTTGGCTGTAGataaaaagcaaatatttattctaata comes from the Doryrhamphus excisus isolate RoL2022-K1 chromosome 14, RoL_Dexc_1.0, whole genome shotgun sequence genome and includes:
- the LOC131101847 gene encoding elongation factor 1-alpha encodes the protein MPKEKTHINIVVIGHVDSGKSTSTGHLIYKCGGIDKRTIEKFEKEAAEMGKGSFKYAWVLDKLKAERERGITIDIALWKFETSKYYVTIIDAPGHRDFIKNMITGTSQADCAVLIVAAGVGEFEAGISKNGQTREHALLAFTLGVKQLIVGVNKMDSTEPPYSQKRFEEITKEVSTYIKKIGYNPATVAFVPISGWHGDNMLETSDKMSWFKGWKIERKEGNASGTTLLEALDAILPPSRPTDKPLRLPLQDVYKIGGIGTVPVGRVETGVLKPGMVVTFAPPNLTTEVKSVEMHHESLVEAVPGDNVGFNVKNVSVKEIRRGYVAGDSKNDPPKGADNFNAQVIILNHPGQINEGYAPVLDCHTAHIACKFKELIEKIDRRSGKKLEDNPKFVKSGDAAIVKMIPTKPMVVEPFSSYPPLGRFAVRDMRQTVAVGVIKAVETKEVSGKTTKAAEKAQKKK